GACTCAGTTGCGTATGATCCAATCGTTTAAATAGTGTTCCCGAGCTACCACGTAGGCCGATATTATCTACGGTTACTCCGTAATTACCTTCAAAAGAGAAAGCATAAAATTCAGGGCTGGTCTTGGCCAAAAACTCAAACTTTAGTTTTTCCGGAGCCTGATCAAAATGCCACTTCATGGTACCAAAACCTTCATTAGCGGCAATAATTTCTGATTTGGTAACGCTGTCGTTAATAATTGTTTTAGTAATAAATGCCTGTGGATTATGTCCATAAAACAATGTAACATTCGTATACTTTCTGGTATTAAAATAGGTCATTCGAGATGGTTCGAATTGTACCCAGGCAGTTTGTGTTTCCGTAAGATTAGTATCAGTAGGATAAGTGAACATTCCGAATCCACATAATGGACCATATCTTTTGTGATGAATATTGGTGTCAACTTTTCCAAATAAAGTAAAGCGATTCCAGTTTTCAGAATTGGTTTGTTTAATGGATGCGTTTGGTACACCTTCAACGGCCGGGATCAGCCCGGCTCCAATACCTCCATATGCTTTTTGAAGTTCATTACGAATGATTCCGGTAATACGATCTCCTTCAATTTGGGAATCACCGTAATGCATGATTCGTACTTTTCCTTTTTTAGTGTTTTTGGTTTTTTCTAAAGCTTCAAAAAGCGGGAACATGCTTCTTCTATCATTTTCGCTCCATTGAATTCTGGATAGTTCTTGTCTTCGAATCAAACGGGCACGTTCAATAGAATCTTTAATCGCAGTAGAATCGATTTCGACTTCCAGTTCTTCCAAAAAAGCCTCAACATCTTCGATTTTTTCTATTGGTTCTACGTTAGCAGTATCCGTTTCGAATGAAGCAAATTTGAGCTTGTAATCATCGTAGATTGCGATTCCGTCTTTAGGGAAAAACCAGGCTGTGATCAGCGATAACAGACCAACACTTAACAGAAAAAGTAATGTTTGATATGGTTTCATACGCAATTAAAACGTTACGGACAAATATGAAAAAAAACTGAAATGACTGTGCATGTTTGCGAATAAGTTGCTCACACTTATCTATTAATGAAATATCAATCCGGATATTGTTTACGGTTTGTAAATTTTGAGTTTCATTCCCGGACTAATTTTATCCGTACACCCATTCCATTCCATGATGTTTTGTGCGGATACACCCGGGAATTTTTTTGCGATTAACCACAGGGACTCACCATTTTTAACGGTATAGATTTGAGGTGTTCCTTTTCCCGGTTTTGCGGGTTTCGGCTTGACATTTATTTTATTATCTGCAGTTTCTTTAGGAAGGTCCGTAGTTTGATTTTTTGGAACATATAAAACTAGTTTCTGGCCGATATTGATTCGATCAGATTTTAAATGATTCCATTGTTTGATTTGACTCACTTTTACATGATTCCGTTGCGCAATTTTACCTAATACGTCACCAGATTTTACGGTATATGTCACTGCCTTATATTTGGTTAAATCTGGAATCCCACTTTCCATTCTTTTACGTAATTCTTCAAGTTCTTTTTTCTTCCGAATTTCTTCTTCTTTTTGAAAAGCAAGGAAAGCATCATATTTCTGATGAAATAAATCTGCTTTTTCTTTTGGAAGATATAACGGATATTGATTTCCCGGTAAAGCTTTTTTACCAATCAAAACCGGATTCATCATTTCTATTTGAGCCATTGGAATATCCATAAATTGACTAATCGTAGAAAAATCCAAAGTATCTGTTGGAATAACTTCCATCCAGTAAGATTCAGGAACAGACATAAGATGATCAGGTGTTTTGAAATGCGTAAGCCAATTGCTCCATGCTTTTAGGTAGGAAAAATAACCTTGAATTTCCGGTGATAACTGTTCGAAAAATAAAGATGGATTGACTGTGTCCAGTTGGGCAATATGTTTATTGACAAATGGCACTGAAGTGTAAAATGCGGTAATTACTAAAAAGTCATTATTCAGGTAATATTCGTTTAGAAATTGAATGTGCTTTGCAGCAGCGTCACTGGATTTTTCAATGTCATTACGTTCATCAATGAATTGATCAATTCGAAGTCCATACCTACGTGCAGTTACATAAGAGATTTGCCAAGGACCGGATTTGTCTTTTAAATATTTAAGTGATGGATTGTCTCCACTTATGGTGAGTGGCAGTAAAGTGTACTCATCGCCAAGTTTATAAGTTCTAAGTGCTTTTTGATAATGTGGGAGTGCATGATGATATGTTTCTAAGAAACTATAAAGCTTGTCACATTCCTGAGCCAGGAATAAAGCCAGAAATTCTTCTTCATATTGTGGATTGAGCGGTAATGAATCCAGAAATGCAAAGGATGGAATTTGAGTATTGGAAAGTAGAGGAGGGCAGTTATTTTTTTGATCAATGGATTTATGCGGAATTGCAGAGGTATATTCTTTGTGTGCTTTAATTATGGGTTGCACACGACTGACTGCAAAATCTTGCGTCCAGCCAGAAATAAGAATAAAAAGAAATCCTAAAAGAAATGTGTATTTCATGAATTATAGTTGCCTTACAAAAGTATGCAGGGAAGTAATTCAGAAAAGGGATGTTGAAAACTGGGGAAAAGTCTTTTCTTCTCCCCAGTTGGTTTTAAATGAATGTATTATTCAACGATTTCAATAGTTTTTGAATCGATTCCTGCGGTGTAGAAAAAGCCTAATGCCAATACTTCATCTTCACCCTGTTTGTATACGTTACCTCTGATCTCCGCAGGTGGAGAAGCAAATGGACTTCCGGCTCCAAACAACTGTTGCTGAATAAGAGTTAGGTACTTTAAGTATCGTGCAGATATTTTAAGTTGTTCAATTGTAACAAATACCTGATTTGTTGGACTAGAAGCTTTGTAATTAACATATTGATCTTCTGACATTCCAAAAACATCCAAATCTGTAACATCCTGTCCGTCTACAAAACGATCGTCAGCAAAGAATAGATCATCAGATTCGAATTGATAATAGTCATTTACATAAGACTTCCATTGATAGTTGTCACCAGCTCCTGCAGGCTCTTGTGTGTTTATTTTAACAAGTATTTCACCTCCTTGTGGACCGGGGCCACCTGGACTTTCGTTATATTCATACCATATGGTGTCAATTGGCACAGGAGTTTCCATAATTTCTGAGGCAGATATATACCTTGAACCATCACTTAATGTGATATCGATTTGATAGTCTTTTCCTTCAATACCCTTATATTGAAGTTCAAAACGTTTGTCTACCTGATTGAAACTATAAGTGCCAGCTTCAGTTCCATCTTCTAATAAAATAACCTTGGCATTTTGGTGTACGCTATAATCAGGAACCTGATTTGAGAAATAGTTTTCCAGGTTACTTAATCTGACGTATTGCATGGTGTTGAGATTGGATAGGTAGCCATCTACAACTAAAACTGGTTTCGGATCATCCAATTTAAGATCAATGGTCTCATTACATGAAGTAATGGTCACGATCGCAAACAATAAAATGATATATAATTTGAGTTTCATGATTTCAATAATTAAAATTTGAAGTTATAGGTGACAAATGGAACCGGAATTCCGATGATAGATAGTTGCTTCGCTTCCGTTTGTGTTGGATTGTTTTCACTTTGTGTGAAGTAGATCGAATATGGGTTTTTGCGACCATAAACGTTATACAATCCGAATGCTATCGATGAGCGCCACGACTTTTTACCCGTTTTGAATGCATAAGTTGCAGAGAGATCTAAACGGTGTGTATTTGGAATTCTAGAAGCATTTCTTGTACGGTAATCCGGAAGGATTTTACCATCCCATACATAACCACCATTTGGATACGTAGCAGGTCTTCCCGTCATGAAAATAAAGTTACCTGAAAGCTTCCATCTGTCTGTAAGCTCATACATTCCCACAATCGTTAAATCATGTGTTTTATCCCAATTGGTAGGATATGGATTTCCTTCGTTAATTCCGTTGGCCACTTCTGTATAGTCTCCTGCTACAAAACCATCCACTTCCATTGTGGTTCTGGATAACGTGTAAGCAATCCATCCGGTTAATAAACCTTTTTTCTTGCTTAACATTAATTCTAAACCATAAGATGTACCATCGCCAGAAAGTAATTCGGTTTCGATATTATCGTTGAGGAGTAATTCCGCACCATTTCTATAATCAACTAAGTCTCTCATACTCTTGTAGTACACTTCAGCAGAAAGCTCATAAGTATTCGATTTGAAGTTTCTGAAATAACCTACTACGTATTGATCTGCTGTAGCAGGGTCTACATAGTATCCGGCAGGCTTCCAAATATCAATAGGGGTTGCTGCGGTCGTATTACTAATCAAGTGCATGTACTGACGTGTACGTTGATAGCTGGCTTTAAGAGATTGTTTTTCATTAAGAATGTAATTCACTCCCAATCTAGGTTCAAGTCCACCATATTGGGCAACGACATCTCCTTTTTCGTAACGTTTAGTGTCAATAATATCATCTTTTGTGGTTGGAACACCGTGCTCATAGATGTTAAGATCATACGGTCCCATATTGAAGTAATGGGTATAACGCAGTCCATATTGGAGTTTTAGTTTCTTCGTTACCTCATGTTCGGAACCTGCATAAATACTTGGCATACGCGCGGTTTCTTTTTGAACCGTAATGGTGTTGAAGTTTGAATTGTCACTTAATCCTTTTACTGTACCAGGGTAGAACTCGTAGTTTTGATACTCTGCACCAAAATCTAAAGTGATTTTTGGCGAAGCGAAATAAGTAAAAGCCAATTTACCTTCAGCAGTTACAATCCGAGAATTCCATTCGAAAGCTGACGCTCCAGAAGGTACCCCTAATGCGTATCCGTAATCAGAATAAACTCCGGTGACATTCATAAACAATTTGTCATTTACGATATGATTCCATCTGACACTACCTGTGGAATTACCCCATTTCATGTTGAAGTCATCACCAAATCCAAAAACATCCTTACCGAAGTATCCCGAAGCAAAAACACGGTTTTTATCGTTGATCTTCCAACTGATTTTGGCATTTAAATCATAGAAAAATGCTTTGTTGTCTTTAAAGTCGTTGGTGAGTTTTAAGAACAAATCCGCATAAGAACGTCTTCCCGAAACCAGGAAAGACACTTTGTCCTTTACTAAAGGTCCCTCTAACGTCAAACGACTAAATAGTAGTCCGATACCGCCAGTTCCTGAAAACTTTTTATCGTTTCCGTCTCTTTGACGTACATCCATTACAGAGGAAAGACGCCCGCCATATTTAGAAGGGATCCCCCCTTTATATAGCGTCACATCTTTAATCGCATCAGGATTGAAAACGGAGAAGAAACCAAATAAATGTGAAGAGTTGTAAACCGGAGCTTCATCCAGTAAGATGAGGTTCTGATCAATATTTCCTCCACGAACGTTAAATCCGGAAGCTCCTTCACCCACGCTGGTTACACCAGGACGAAGTTGAATAGATTTGATGACATCAGCTTCTCCCAAAAGTTGTGGGATGTCTTTAATAGTGGAAATGCTCAATTTCTCGACACTCATCTGAACGTCTGTTACATTTTGATCTTCCTTGGTAGCTGAGATAACAAATTCTTCTAATACCTGATCGGATGAGGTTAATGTGAAATTAAGTGTTTTAGATTGGTCCATTTGAAAAGAATCCACGAAGGTTTGATACCCCACAAATGAGACTTCAAATGTGTAAAAACCCGGGTCAACAGTTAAGGAATAAAACCCATAAACATTGGTGACAGCACCAGTACCGAGTTGTTTGACTTTGATCGTAGCTCCAATAAGATCTTCACCGGTAGAAGCGTCTCTTACATAGCCGCTTAAGGTTGGTTTACCGGGATTTTTTTGAGCAATTAGTAAATGAGATGTCCCTATTAACAGGAGAGTTAAAAAGGCTCGAAATATGTTTTTCATTTTAGTGTGAAAAATGTTGATTGAATGATGCGCAAATTTGCGGAATAATCATCATATAAAATTGTGAAATGTGTTAAACGGTTGATACCATAATTTAATTGTTTGGGATGTCAATAAAAGGTTGATTTTTTATTCTAATGGCTTCTGAGGAGTGGTAGGTTTTTGTATTAGTTTAGTGGCATGTGGAAATGGCTAAAGATATTCTTAGGACCTCTTTTGGGTGGAGTTGTTTTTTATTTGTTGCAGCAAAGCACTCAGGATCAGAATATGTCGATCACGGGAGGGGTGGCAGTGTGGATGGCTGTCTGGTGGATTACGGAAGCTATTCATATCTATTTTACTGCTTTGATACCGATTACTATTTTACCATTTGCAGGAGTGATTAGTATGAAAGAACTAGCTCCGGCTTACATGCCTGAAATCATATTCTTTTTTGTTGGAGGTTTCTTATTGGCGTTTGCGCTGGAAAAATGGAATTTGCATCGAAAAATAGCATTGAAATTACTATTGATTTTTGGGCATACGCCAAAGCGTATTTTATTGGGTTTTATGTTTACCAGTTATGTGCTCAGCATGTGGATTTTGAATACAGCAGTGGTCATGATGTTGTTACCTGCCGCTTTGGCGGTACTCACTCAGATTTCAAAGTCGGTAAAACAGGGATTCGAAAACTTGAAAACACCTATATTATTAGGAATGGCATATGCAGCTTCTATTGGAGGAACTGCGACATTAATTGGTACTGCTCCCAATTTATATTTTATGGATTTTTACAATAGCCATTATCCGGATTTGGAGCCGATTACATTTAGTGGGTGGTTTATGGTAGGGCTTCCAGCGAGTTTGATTTTTTTTATGGCGGCATATCTGTTTTTGGTTTGGAAATACTTTAAACAACAACCAGAATTAAATTTAAATGTGGATTACATCAAAGAAGAATATCGTAGGTTGGGGAAAATGACTTTTGAGCAGATTGGTGTGGCTATTGTTTTTTCGATAGCAGTTCTTTTATGGTTTACAGCAAAAGATGTTTCTGTAGGAGCGTTTCATTTTAAAGGGTGGACGCATATTTTCCCTGAACCAAAGTATATCAAGGAAAGTACGATCGCGATGTTAGCAGCATTTGTACTGTTCATATTGCCGGCCAAGAATGCTCAGGGACATTTGTTAGATTGGGAGGCAGCTAAGAAAATACCCCTGGGAATGATTTTTTTATTTGGAGGTGGTTTTGCCATTGCCAAAGTAATTGGGATTACCGGACTCTCAAATTGGCTTGGGGAAAGTTTGGCATTTGTTTCTGCATATCCTCCGGTTTTGGTGGTGATATGTTTGGCCTTGTTTATGACTTTTTTCACAGAGCTTACGTCCAATACTGCTTCAACGGTTTTGATGTTACCTATATTGTTGGCATTGGCTTCAAATGTTAATGCACATCCAATGCTCATAATGATGCCTGTGATCATGTCGGCATCATTTGCATTTATGTTACCCGTAGCAACACCTCCGAATACGATTGTCTATGCTACCGAGCAAATTGATAGTAAAGAAATGGCATCTACCGGATTTGCTTTGAATTTAATTGGCGTAGGCGTGAGTGTGTTTTTCGTTCTGGTGTGGGCAGCCTGGGTATACGGAATATAAAATTACTTCACCGAAGTTTTCAGAAGTTCTTGCCCTTCAATTGAAGCGACTAATTGATCTCCGATTTGCACAGATCCAACACCTGCTGGAGTTCCGGTATAAATTAAGTCTCCTATTTTAAGTGTAAAATATTTTGAGATGTGTTCAATCAAAGTGTCGATATCGAAAAGCATGTCTTTAGTATTCCCAATTTGAACGGGAGTTCCATTTTTTTCTAGTTTGAAATTTAAATTTTGAAGATCTTCAAATTGATCCACTGGAATAAATTTTCCGATAGGAGCGGAACCATCAAATGCTTTGGCAATTTCCCATGGTAAGCCTTTAGACTTAAGATCCTTTTGTACATCTCTTGCTGTAAAGTCTATTCCAACAGTGATTGAGTTGTAGTATTTATGCGCGAATTTCTTTTTGATGTGTTTTCCCAATCGATTGATTTTAACTACAATCTCAAGTTCGTGATGAACATCTTTGGTGAAATCTGGAATAAAAAATGGTTTTTGACTTTGAAGTAGCGCTGAATCGGGTTTCATAAACATAACCGGTTCTTTAGGAACAGGGTTGTTTAGTTCTTTTGCATGCATGGCATAATTACGCCCAATACAGATAATCTTCATGTTATTTTTTATTCTGATTTCTAATTTGTTGTAATACTTTTTTGGTGTTTTGAGAAAAATCACCTTTCATCATCCAGCCGTAATATGCCGGTTCTGTTTTGAGTACTTCAGCTACAGGTTTTCCTTTGTGTTTTCCAAAGTTGAATACCGTAATATGATCATCGTTTTTTACAAAACGTCCTGCAAGATCCACCGCATTATGCATAGTAGTGAATTCACTTAAAAATTTAGTATCGCGTTTTAAGTCAGTGTATTTTGCGAGTTGTGCTTCTAAAATTTCATAAGTAGCTAAAGTATCGGCCTCTGCACTATGCGCGTTACTTAGGTCTTTTCCACAATAGAATTTATATGCCGCTACCAAAGTACGTTGTTCTTTTTTGTGAAATATGTTTTGTACATCAATCAGGTCTCGGTCTGTCACATCAAAATCGTAACCTACCCGGTGAAATTCTTCAATCAAAAGTGGGACATCGAAGCGATTAGAATTATAACCAGCCAAATCACAATCATTTAAAAATAGATAGAGGTTTGGAGCAAGTTCAGAAAACGTTGGCGCATCTTTAACATCCTCATTTGTGATGCCATGAATCGCGGTTGATTTTTCAGGAATTGGAATTTCAGGATTGACTTTGTAGGTCCTCGTTTCAGCTTTGCCGTTCGGCATTACCTTATGAATAGAAATTTCAAGAATTCGATCTGTAGCGATATTAACCCCAGTTGTTTCAAGATCAAAAACAGCAATTGGTCTGGTTAGTTTTAAATTCATTTCGATGTTTGAATGATAGCAAAATGCTTTTTGTTTTGATGAAGCAAACTTAAGAGATTTAAGTTTTACCCATAAAAAAACTCCCCGGAAATGAGGAGTTTTTTCAATTTGTATGTTTGCTAGGTTTATTGCCCAGTAACGATCTCTACTTCACATCTTCTGTTTTGAGCAGTGTATCTTAAGATGTAACCTCCGTTAGCGTCAGTGTCTTTGATTTTCAATTGAGACTCACCGTAACCTTCGATGATCATTTGATCAGGATTTACGCCATGTTTCTTGAAGTAATCAGCAACTGTTTTTGCTCTACGTTTTGATAAACCAACGTTATAAGAAGCTGGACCCTGAGAATCTGTATGTCCAGCAATCACGATCTTTTTATTTGGATCTTGATTTAAGATTTTCGCTACTTTTTCTATATAAGCTCTATCTTCATCATTGATATTTGATTTATCAAAGTCAAAGTAAATTTCGTGAACGAATTTACCATCTGCATTCTTAACAGGAGCTGGTAGCTCTGCCATCAATTCGTCTTTCTCCCATGGAGTTACACGAGACTCAGGATCAGTATATGCAGGACTCTCTGGAGATAAACCTGTCACAAATGCTTCTTTACTTTGATCTCCTCTTGCAGCATTGATATCATAGAATGCGTTTGTCAATGTAGATTTTTGCTCGTAAACAAATTTGTCTCCATCTTCTTTCAACTCACAAGATAACATTTGGAAAATATCGTACTCACTACATTGTTCAGGAATACTGATGTTATAAGTATGTGTAGCGTAACCTTTTACATTTAATGATAAGATGTAATCAGTTTCAGTATTTACTTTATAGCTATAGTGTCCACCTTCTAATAAAGGATTAACTGTAGCAACAACTGAAGAATCTACATTCATCAATGTTAAGCTTGCACTGTCAATCGGATGTCCGTTTAAAGCGATGAATTTACCAGTTAAGTTGGTAGTAGGAACATCATGACAAGTCCATACTCTCCAAATATCATAGTCTCCTTCACCTCCCATACGGTCAGAAGCCAGGTAACCAAACTCTTCGTTGTCTCCTGTTAAACGGAAGTGGATATCATTTGCCGGTGAGTTTACAGGTACGCCCATATTTTGAACATTTCCCCAACCCGAATCAGTTTTGGTTGCTACAAAGATGTCAAAATCACCAATTGAGTTGTAGCCTTTAGACGCGAAATATAGTTTCTGACCATCGTTGCTGATAAATGGAGACCCTTCATCGTATTCCGTATTAATGCCTTTTAAGAATTTAAAGCTACTCCAGTTTCCATCAGCATCTTTAACAGACTCATAGATATCAGTACTGTTCCAACCACCACCACGATCACTGGTAATAAAGATGTGATCTTCAGCTCTGTTTATTGCGATAGAAACGATTTGATTGTCAGTGAAGAAAGTGGTGTTAATCCCATATTTTTTAGGATCTTGTAAGTTTTCAGAAACATACAATGTACCTGTTCTATAAAAGAAAAACTTAGAAAGGTCTTTACTGAAAGAAATAGATGATTCGTTATCTTCAGATTCAATGTTTTTATTTAATACAACACCATCTGCTTTAGCTCTGGGAAGCCATTTTTTGTATACCGGATCATAATTGGTATAAAAAATCTCTTCCTGACCTTTAGCTTGAAAGGTCATGTATTTAATGTTAAAAAGGTTGGCATTGGTAGATGTGAAAACCAATGTTTTTAAATCTTCATATACCACAGGTGCATAATCCAAAAACATAGTGTTGACATCGCCCCCAAGATTTTCAACGAACATGCCTTCGGTAGGTGAATTGGTCAAAGCTTTACCAGTGTTACACTGATCCATTCTTTGATCCATCAATTTACTTAGACCTTTTTCAATACGTACACCATCAGTGGCTTTGTATTTGTCGTAATATACTTTTGCAGAATCAAATTGACCCATGTAGTGAAAAGACTCACCTTTTAAAAGTAATACACCAGGTGTTTGGTCAGGATCCACTTTATTAAAGTAGTCCATGGATTTGTCTGCGTTAATTCTACTATTTAGAAAAGCAACTCCACAGTAGAGATTTAGTTCCTGGTCATCAGGTTTATCCTTGAGCAATTCCAAATAGATTTGCTTGGCTTTCTCCCAGTTACCATCTTCCAAATAGAACATAGCTCTCTTCGGAGTGATTTTCTCAGGCTTTGTGCTCTGCGCAAAAGTTGAGATGCCAGACAATAGCAAAACTGCCAGCATGATTGTCGTAGAAGTAAATTTGTGCATTCCTTTTAACATTTGGGGTTTGTTATGCTTCAAAAATAAACATAGGTGATAGTGGACACAAATATAGCAATCAGTTTTATTCACATGAGATTATTGATAACCGCATGCGAATAAAACTTTGATTAAGTGGGCTATAGTTCCCTGTTTGGATCGAAAGATTCCAGATAATCTGCTACGCGTCTTACGAACATTCCGCCAAGCGCTCCATCGATTACACGGTGGTCATAAGCGTGTGATAAGAACATTTTGTGACGGATGCCAATAAAGTCACCATCAGGAGTTTCAATCACAGAAGGCATCTTACGAATGGCTCCAACTGCCATAATGGCAACCTGTGGTTGGTTGATTACAGGAGTCCCCATAACATTACCGAAAGTACCCACATTGGTTACGGTATATGTTCCTCCTGCGATGTCGTCTGGAGATAATTTGTTGTCTCTGGCCTTTGTGGCTAAACCATTAACTTGTTTAGCAAGACCTGTAAGATTGTAATTGTCAGCATTGTGAATTACAGGAACGATTAGGTTTCCACTTGGTAAGGCAGTTGCCATTCCCAGGTTAATATCGTTCTTTTTAATGATGTAATCACCTTGAACTTCAACATTTACTAATGGGAAGTCTTTGATTGCTTTTACAATAGCTTCCATAATGATAGGAGTGAATGTTAGTTTCTCTCCTTCACGTTCGAAGAATTTATTCTTCACTTTGTTTCTCCAGTTCACGATATTGGTCACATCTGCTTCAACGTATGAAGTAACGTGTGGAGAAGTATGTTTGGAATTAACCATATGCTTCGCGATAAGCTTACGCATACGATCCATTTCAATAATTTCTACATTTCCACCAAAATCATTTGGATTCGGAGCGCCTTGTGGTACCGGAGCCGCTTTTGGTTGAGAAACAGGAGCAGTTGCAGCCGCTGGAGCTGCTGCTGGTGCAGTTGAAGCTGCCGTTTGACGTCCGTTGTTGATGTAGTTTAAAATATCTTTTTTAGTTACTCTGTTGTTAGAACCAGTTCCTTGAATAGATTCCAATTCTTGAAGAGAAACACCTTCTTCTTTAGCAATGTTTTTAACTAAAGGAGAGTAGAAGTTGTCACTTGATGAAAAATCAACATTTGCAGTTGGAGCTGCCGCAGGAGCTGCATTAGTAACTGCTACCGGTGCTGGAGCTGAAGTTTCTGCGACCGCTGGTGCAGCTGCTGTTTCTTCTGCAGGAACATCTGAATCACCTTCTCCGGAAATAATTGCAATAACATCCCCAACTTGAGGTACCGCACCTTCTTCGAATAATATTTTGGTAATCACCCCGTCTGCAGGTGAAGGAACTTCAGAATCTACTTTATCTGTTGCGATTTCTACAATTGACTCTTCTGCTTCAACTGTATCCCCAACAGCTTTTAACCATGTTGTAATTGTTGCCTCTGCAACACTTTCTCCCATTTTAGGAAGTTTGACTTCTATTTGTCCCATAGTTGTTGATTTTTAAGGACTGCAAAAATACACTAAAAATTGATTGTATTAATTGGAATGAGCCAAATTATCCATTGTTATTTTACTGAAATGTAGAGCTAATTATCTAGATTGTGTCTTTGTTGCCAAATTATTGAGAGGTCAAGGAGTGGGTCGTATTTTTTAGCATAGCTCAAATTAAGATTCTCAAAAAAGTCTTTTGGTTTGTTTTGACCTTTGTATGCCATCCCTAAATGAAGCACTGTAGGTTTTATGGATTGAGACAGTGACTGATGGTCGTCTATAGGTGAAAAGCCTACCCAGGTTTTTTGTCCAATCAAAACCTGAAATAAATTTCGTAAAAAGTCTTTTACAGATTTTTGAATGAAAATCAGAATAGGTGAACCTACAAGAAGAATAAGCGAAATGAAAATATCAAAGAAACGTTTGTTGTTTTTGCTTTCTTCTTTCAAAAATGTATTGGTGGTATGAATGGATAAAATCTCGCCAGAAGTATTTATGGATTGACTTCCAATAATAAAAGTGCTTTCGGGTGGTGCGATTTTTAATTCAATTTGTGGATTTTCCTGAATCATCATTTCATTTATAATGGAGCCGGAATCCATATCTTCTCCGCAATAAATGATTTGATTGATATTAAATATTTTTAGAGCATCTGGTAATTGGCCCAGATTTGCTATAAAATGATCGGAAGTGTTTTTGAAGTTATAACTTGGATAAACTTCAAGAATCATTTCGGGAACGTTAGTTGTTTTTTGCAGAAGCTTTTTAACGCGTTCAATCCCTCCTGATTTGCCTACAATGGCCATTCTGATATCTTGCTGGGTTTTAAATAAAATGGCTTTGAAATTAAGTTGATTCAGAACGGTACGGTAAAGTACGATGTTGATTGCAGAGAACAATGCACCCATAAAAATAACCACTCTGGAAAACCGGTATGCTTCGTCTAAAAGACCATAAAGTAATAACCCGGTAATACCACCCCATAAAACCCCCTTTAGAATTCGGTTGATGAATGGACTGGAATTGTAGCCATTATTCACATAAATTGAAATTAGGAAAATGACTCCATAACTTGGAAATAGCCATTTTAAAATTTGTTCGGGATAAATGATATCAGTAAAACTACTGTACACATTTGAGGTGAGAAACAACGTTGATAC
This genomic interval from bacterium SCSIO 12643 contains the following:
- a CDS encoding DUF4249 domain-containing protein, which encodes MKLKLYIILLFAIVTITSCNETIDLKLDDPKPVLVVDGYLSNLNTMQYVRLSNLENYFSNQVPDYSVHQNAKVILLEDGTEAGTYSFNQVDKRFELQYKGIEGKDYQIDITLSDGSRYISASEIMETPVPIDTIWYEYNESPGGPGPQGGEILVKINTQEPAGAGDNYQWKSYVNDYYQFESDDLFFADDRFVDGQDVTDLDVFGMSEDQYVNYKASSPTNQVFVTIEQLKISARYLKYLTLIQQQLFGAGSPFASPPAEIRGNVYKQGEDEVLALGFFYTAGIDSKTIEIVE
- a CDS encoding TonB-dependent receptor codes for the protein MFRAFLTLLLIGTSHLLIAQKNPGKPTLSGYVRDASTGEDLIGATIKVKQLGTGAVTNVYGFYSLTVDPGFYTFEVSFVGYQTFVDSFQMDQSKTLNFTLTSSDQVLEEFVISATKEDQNVTDVQMSVEKLSISTIKDIPQLLGEADVIKSIQLRPGVTSVGEGASGFNVRGGNIDQNLILLDEAPVYNSSHLFGFFSVFNPDAIKDVTLYKGGIPSKYGGRLSSVMDVRQRDGNDKKFSGTGGIGLLFSRLTLEGPLVKDKVSFLVSGRRSYADLFLKLTNDFKDNKAFFYDLNAKISWKINDKNRVFASGYFGKDVFGFGDDFNMKWGNSTGSVRWNHIVNDKLFMNVTGVYSDYGYALGVPSGASAFEWNSRIVTAEGKLAFTYFASPKITLDFGAEYQNYEFYPGTVKGLSDNSNFNTITVQKETARMPSIYAGSEHEVTKKLKLQYGLRYTHYFNMGPYDLNIYEHGVPTTKDDIIDTKRYEKGDVVAQYGGLEPRLGVNYILNEKQSLKASYQRTRQYMHLISNTTAATPIDIWKPAGYYVDPATADQYVVGYFRNFKSNTYELSAEVYYKSMRDLVDYRNGAELLLNDNIETELLSGDGTSYGLELMLSKKKGLLTGWIAYTLSRTTMEVDGFVAGDYTEVANGINEGNPYPTNWDKTHDLTIVGMYELTDRWKLSGNFIFMTGRPATYPNGGYVWDGKILPDYRTRNASRIPNTHRLDLSATYAFKTGKKSWRSSIAFGLYNVYGRKNPYSIYFTQSENNPTQTEAKQLSIIGIPVPFVTYNFKF
- a CDS encoding LysM peptidoglycan-binding domain-containing protein, which gives rise to MKYTFLLGFLFILISGWTQDFAVSRVQPIIKAHKEYTSAIPHKSIDQKNNCPPLLSNTQIPSFAFLDSLPLNPQYEEEFLALFLAQECDKLYSFLETYHHALPHYQKALRTYKLGDEYTLLPLTISGDNPSLKYLKDKSGPWQISYVTARRYGLRIDQFIDERNDIEKSSDAAAKHIQFLNEYYLNNDFLVITAFYTSVPFVNKHIAQLDTVNPSLFFEQLSPEIQGYFSYLKAWSNWLTHFKTPDHLMSVPESYWMEVIPTDTLDFSTISQFMDIPMAQIEMMNPVLIGKKALPGNQYPLYLPKEKADLFHQKYDAFLAFQKEEEIRKKKELEELRKRMESGIPDLTKYKAVTYTVKSGDVLGKIAQRNHVKVSQIKQWNHLKSDRINIGQKLVLYVPKNQTTDLPKETADNKINVKPKPAKPGKGTPQIYTVKNGESLWLIAKKFPGVSAQNIMEWNGCTDKISPGMKLKIYKP
- a CDS encoding SLC13/DASS family transporter, which gives rise to MWKWLKIFLGPLLGGVVFYLLQQSTQDQNMSITGGVAVWMAVWWITEAIHIYFTALIPITILPFAGVISMKELAPAYMPEIIFFFVGGFLLAFALEKWNLHRKIALKLLLIFGHTPKRILLGFMFTSYVLSMWILNTAVVMMLLPAALAVLTQISKSVKQGFENLKTPILLGMAYAASIGGTATLIGTAPNLYFMDFYNSHYPDLEPITFSGWFMVGLPASLIFFMAAYLFLVWKYFKQQPELNLNVDYIKEEYRRLGKMTFEQIGVAIVFSIAVLLWFTAKDVSVGAFHFKGWTHIFPEPKYIKESTIAMLAAFVLFILPAKNAQGHLLDWEAAKKIPLGMIFLFGGGFAIAKVIGITGLSNWLGESLAFVSAYPPVLVVICLALFMTFFTELTSNTASTVLMLPILLALASNVNAHPMLIMMPVIMSASFAFMLPVATPPNTIVYATEQIDSKEMASTGFALNLIGVGVSVFFVLVWAAWVYGI